GTCCCTGCGTGTGGCTGCACTGTGCTGTCCCTGTGTGTGGCTGCACTGTGCTGTCCCTGTGTGTGGCTGCACTGTGCTGTCCCTGTGTGTGGCTGCACTGTGCTGTCCCTGTGTGTGGGCTGCACTGTGCTGTCCCTGTGTGTGGGCTGTGCTGTGTATATGGAGACAGTATATGCTGTGTTTCAGATGCTGGGTTGCAGGTGGGTCCTTGTGCACTGTCTGCTAGCAGTTACACTTCTTCACTGGATCTCAGGCAGGTCACAGCTGGCGGAGGGGGCACCGGAGGTAAGAGATgggaaataaatacagtacatgcaccCTAACCGTGTCTAAAATGTTCTTAAAGATAGCGACACAGTGTACATACTTTTTAAGCCCatgttatttaaatgaaaacacaataaataaataaaaactcctCCAAAGTACTCCTTGGTTATTTCATGGGCGCATTACAGTATATCCAATAATCCATACATATTTTGTGCAACTTTTCCAGCCTTGCTTGTGTAATGCATCAAGTACGTTAAACACAAATGCAATGAATCGCTTCAGCTTGCATGCTACTAAAAGCAAGCAGGGAGACTTGCCAAAAAACAATCAGAGCCTTCATTGATATGTTCttcttaaaataacattttctttacttaaaaacAGTGACAAAGCTTCTAAAAAGAAGATGGTGACAAGCCAAGACCTCCCCAGTCAGGGTGGCTCACATCCAGCTCCAAATTGCCCTGATCTCtctttattttcagtgttatttttGGCAGTGTTTTCTCAGCCATTGAACTGGTAGGAACACTTCACTTGATAATGCAATTACCAGGAGCAAGCCTGTGATTACACACTGTAATCAGCTGATAGACTGCGGTCAAAACAAATAGTGTCATTTTCCAGAGAGGGACTAAAAACACTGCATCATTAGTAACAGATCAACCTAAGTACAAAAGTGGTATCATACCTCCAGCTTGGTGAAATGATCTGACAGCAGTGTCAATCTGTACTTTAAGGTTATATACATGTGTTTTTAAAGGTCTGGGCAGTTATCAACATGACATAACATTTTATTACAAAACCATTTTATTGGCTGCTAGAATAAAGCTTCAAGCTCAAGTCTTAAAAATTGATAAGTTATGGTATTCTATTTTATGGTAGAAAACTTCAGAAAGGTACAATGCACCCAGTAAGGTTACGGCACAtaaccagaaataaacagcttGGACCAGGTCATAAATAACCTTAatcttgtttattttgtaataattaaaaaaaatgtaataataataataataataataataataataataataataataataatgtgtagtaAAGAATATTTGATAATATTACTGTAGCctgctattattattaagaaatgtcacattttattgcTAACACCTTTTATAAGACATTTATAGAAGTGTAACTAACTATTTATTTGGGATTCTTATAGAAAGTGTTACTGTAGTTTTCTTCTAGTTTGTTATATGGTTAAGACCCCCTGCCTGCCCCTCCTCTCAGTACAGCCCATGCTTGGAATGCTCACAGTCTTGTCATCTCTTTCAGTTTCTAGATTCCTCGATGGTCCAGGACGTGGGCTCCAGCTCCGTGTCTGGTGAGGAGAAGGTAGCGAGTGACCTGACCGCCAAGCTGCTTCTCCTGAACAAGCTTGTGAGCCTGGAGAACGATGTCATGGAGACCAAGCGGAAGAGGAGCTTCCCTGGCTTCGGCACACCGCTGGACAGGCTGTCCCTGAGCACCATGGAAATGAAGGGCAAACAAAGGTGAGCCACTGCAGCCTCTCTGTCTTCTTCAAAGAGATCCCCCTGCTCCACCGAACACAGAACCCTTGTTCCACCGGTCATGTTGCATTGATTTAAATGAATGCCACCTCTGAGGTACAAAAAATTACTGGACCTCCAAACAGAAGAGGGGTGGGGGGCTGTTAAAGATTTTATCTCTCTTGAGAAATCCTCTATTCAtaggaaacattgataatattactactatagtattgacaaccGATTAGTATTGTGTGTCTATTGCAGGAACACTGTATCCTGATGTATCAATAGATGATGCTGGCATTAAGTGTCCCGGGAAGGCATATTGAGCCTGTACTGAGCTGAATAGATTCATTATAGGAGTCATCCCGCCTGTAATAAGTCTGATGGTCTTCAGTTGATTTCCTAACTGATCCAGCAGAAGATCCTGATTACTCTGGAGGGGGTTTAGCATGGGGCTGCTGGTTGGAACATGGTAGCGCTTCTCAAAAAGGTGGATTGTTCTAAAAACAAGGACTGCGTGCAGGGCAAGTACAATCCTTCTAGAGTCTGGTCAGGTATACCATGCTGTTTCCTGTTGGGGCTCTAGAACTGCATTTACAGTGCTTTAAAATGAAACtgatttttgtgttttctttctcagtataGCATTTCACAGTAAGGGGCCAGCACAAACATATGCAATAGAACTTCAAATGACCTCAGAGGTACCAGGGTGCCAACACTAAGCTGGGACCCTGGTACAATTAGTTGTATTATTAGAAAATTAAGTTTAGTTCTGTATTTCTAAATTACCCAATTGTTATTTTTGGGTTAAAGATAGCATACAGCATTACATGTGTTCCCTTTTTTAAGAAACAAccacattaattaaataatacaatttctgaaaataaacTGTCAGTGGCTTGTGGCCAAATATTACTCAGCAGAATATATAGTTATcctattattttaaagtatttttgtaaAATTTCTTGGCTAGAAATCCAAGTGCCCTTGCATTTTTAGCCAAGAACAGCAGGTGGTGGCATTTTGACATGATGTAACTGTGCTCAGGAGTAATGCGATAAAATACCGCAATGTGTCTGGCCAAGCATTCTTGCTACTTACACCAAGGATATTGGGGGAGTGCATGTAGTTTTCCTCTATGTTTATTGTGAGTAGGCACTGTGTGAATAGATGACTGCCGGGAGTTTAGCCTGTTGTCCTTGGAAATATAACTGTACAACTCAGTATATGCAGCTTCAGATCCACTAATTcagaaatgtgtgtatatatctatatatatatatagatatagatatatagatatagatttaGATATGTATCTAgggcatgcatgcatacatacatacatacaaatgaaATATTGAGAACCTTAGTCTCTTGTACAATGATAACTATTGCAAAATATCAGTTAAAATGCAAGAAATACATGTAATGATTTTTCTCATTTTTATTGCAGGAAAGAAGTCGACCTTCCCAAAAGACGCTTTGGTGTGCCAATCGACCGGCTCGGAATGAACCGCATGGCCAACAGCAGGGGCTaacactgagaggtgagtaaagtGCGACAGAGACGACAAACCAGCGAGTTCACTGGGAGGGGGGAATCTAGGGCAGCATTATTAAGATCTGCACCTGTTTAGATTCTTCAGCGCCACACAAGGCAGTTTAATTATAGATACTTCATTTTACCTTTATTATTGTGCATCGTTCTGAAAATTTCAGGTTACAGTGAACAAAAAACCATGCAATTCAATGGATTAAAATGTTGTCTCTATCCTCTTCACAGGTGGGATGTCGCTGAAACAAAGCTGCATGGACGGACCGTCTCGTGTTTTTCTTCAATTATCTACTGACTTGTCTATGTGTATCACCCCTAACCCTCCAGACGTGACGTAGCATGCACCCGGGTCCTTTCCATGCTGCTCTGATCACCTTAGCTTAGACAGTAACCAGCTTAGCACTAGGAGGGCCAACCACGGATGCCCACTTCTGGAGCTAAATCTGCATGCTGTACATATGAttatcacactgcactgtgttatCCAGCCTATCTCCACACTTGCATGAACACGTACGAAAAACCCCCTTTGATATTTTGGAATTCTGGCTCTGGCAAAAAACATAGTatcagctaaaataaaaaaaatgatacccACGTCATCACATGGAATATGACATAGACCAGCTGGAAACCCTATCGGCTGCAACACAATACGCTGCACAATACGAGGAAGGGCTCGCTCTAAGCAAAGGTAATGTCACGGGTTTGCAAGTGTAATGCACGCGGATGGGACTGACCCCTGCTCTGCGGGCTTTTCCTGCACAGCGTGCTTGACCACTGGACTCTTACAGAACTAGGCCAAGCCTTAAtgggttattgttttatttttttttatttaaaaactaaaagcaaGCTTAACTGTTCCGAATGAACAGACTAAAAGTCGCCATGATATGACGCAAAAAATCCAATCTTTTGATTGAATAGCACCATTGAATCCAGTACGATCATCCTTTCCTTGACTTTGCTGCACAGTGCCCAGCATGTGAATGTAAAACACAGTTAAATATTAAGTACTGAGCCCAGCACCTTTTACCAGCTCTTTTAAAAGCCAGGTCTTGAAAAACAATGCCATATTGATCGTGGCTTTTGTACCAAAAGAAGGCATGTGTTTTCTTTAATAACTGTATTAAATGTACAGAGGGTCATTTCATTGGGGGATGGAAAACACCATGAAATACAGAATTATCCATCAGCATAAATAAAGTGCGTAGTTGTTGGCaagttttgtgttttcttttagtaTCAAAATTCCCGTTTTCAGCTGTGCTCTGGACAGTAATAGCGCTGCAAAGACATGCCAAGCAAACATCATTGTCTTTGTGTAAAATGAGATGCAGGATACGAGCTCTGAAGTGGGATGTGTTTCTAGACAGCGTGTGAAGTGTACTTTCAGACAAGAGTCAAACACAGATGTCTTCAGGATACAATCTCATAAGCAGTCCCTGAAGGATTAGGGCATCATGCTGTAATGAGGCATCCAGGAGTGTTTATctgcctttattttatttattctgacGCTGTCAGGAAAGTTGATTGGGAGGTGTGATGGTGAGCCAGCACGGACATTAGAGATCATGTTCTTATCCTTTGGAATGAGACAATAGTATACACGAAGCTGAACTGAGACTCTAATAACTTACCTGCAACCACTACATAACCTGttcaaaagaaaaatatgcaACAGCAAATTTGAAAACGGTTCACTTTAGCCTAGTTACTAACATCACACCCACCTTctttgataaatctgaaatgaCAAGTCTGTGTATCAGTAAGTGAATGAACTAAATGAACTGGAACCCtactttcatttacatttttgcagTTAGATTTATTTCCCTGCACATTTTAATTGTACATTCAATTACATGCTTTCCCTGTGGGAGCCGCGTGGCGCTTCATTACACATTCTCCACTCCGGTGATGTTCCTGATCCAGGACAGGCTCCTCACAACGTTGGAGTACACTCCAAATCTGCCACTGACTCCACATCCATCCCCCCAGGAAACGACTGCGGCTAAAAACCAGCGGCCGGTGTGCCGGTTCAGGGTCACCATGGGACCCCCAGAGTCCCCCTGGCATGCATCCTTTCCTCCTGGAAACAGAAAGAGGAAGCTCTCCTGAACCAGTCACTGAATCTCAAGCAATGCCGGCAGGCAGGTAGGCATGCAGAcatgcaggcagacagacatgcaggcaggtaggcaggcaggcagataggcagacaggcaggcaggcaggcaggcaggcaccaGCAACAGTAAATCTTTTTTCTAATGCATTACATGTAACTTATCACAGTGTTCAGAATGCTTTACCATCAAGGCTTATGGAGAAGTGAGGTGGGGAAACATATCAGTGTTGCAGAGGCTTCAGTACATCATTTTTACCAATAGTTTTTCAGCTAATATGCCCCCCACTCAATTACACATAATCAGCCTTGAGGAACCTTTATATTAATACTATTTTGCTAGAAAAGTTAGCAAGCATGGCAACAAGAACAGAGGAGCATAAAGAACATACAAAGAAAGTGACTGTATTGAACAGGTAAGCTATGACATATTGTTAACATTGAGAtgataccattattattatttatttcttagcagacgccattatccagggcaacttacaattgttacaagccatcacattatttttacatacaattacctatttatacagttgggtttttttactggagcaatctaggtaaagtacctccctcaagggtacagcaacagtgtcccccacctgggattgaacccacaacccaccggtcaagagcccagagccctaaccactactccacactgcactccACAGGTATGCTTCAGAGCACCCATCCAGATGTGCTCCGAGTGTAAAATAACAATCACATAACGTATGAACCTCTGGACTTGCCTTCCTTCTCTCCGGCACATAGCATGTCATCGGTTACCTTCCCATTCAAGCTCTTGTAAGACGTTTTACAGAGTTCTTGGTTAGCAATAGGAATCTCGATCTGGAAACCACAAACAGAAAGGATCGAGTTGTTAAGCTTAACATCAAGACGGCAAACTGTGTTTTGGAGTAAAGACCTTTATACATGAcctgaccatgttttttttttttctctttaacttCACTGAGAATGCTGTATTCCTCATCTGTAGTGCTGGAGATATGACAGAAAGCTGTAAACTAACTCACTCACCTCCATCAGGGAATCTGGCAGCCGACGAAGGAACTGCTTTCCCCACCCACTTACAATCATCATGTCACCTGCAGAGAACAGAGAGCTTCCCTCAATAAAACAGTGCCATCCCCACTACTGAACATGCACACTGCTGACTGAACCTGGGGATTTCTCAAAGACTTGCATACCGTACTCTTTTCAATCTGTTTGTCCCAAACAACAgacaaaaaagaaagtcattGATTCATAATATGAGTTTAATTTCATGTGATTCCCTCTTTGTATTTATGTAGAGAATGTGAGGGCTTGGAGGAAGATGCATTAAAAACAGTATTGCAGCAATGCTGGATATTCCCTAGTGTTCAGCAAAGCCCACAGCCTTGCAGAGAGCTGTGATTAGATATTGAGATACTGGAGAGCAGTTGTTGCTGTGGTACGGTACCTTCATGCAAGGCAGAGTGCTGGCTTTCATCTGGGAGGCACACTGGAAGCACATAGTTATTGAAAGTGGCTGGTCTGGAAAGCTGCAGGAGCGCAATATCAAACTCAAATGTGGCTGCTTGATAAGCAGGATGAAGAATGAGTTGCTCAGCTTGAAGCGTCTGCTCTGTGTCGTCCTTTCTCTTTGTTCTGTGTTTccctgaaaaaaatattaaataaaaagtatacTGGAAGCACAGTATACTGTAGgtgttattttcactttggctCAGATGAATCAACATTTTCCTtgccactgtactgtacattcacCTCATGTGTTCTAGGTCTCTGTCACCAGAGGGGGCTGTCGCATTACTTTTTTTCTCAATATACAGAAACACAAACCCAAAATGATTTGAAATGACGCGGCGCTGACAGTAACAGGGACAGGGTTTCCTGAGTGCAAGGGGTCAAGGAGACAGTGAGCGGCTGTAACAATCCACTTGTTacctaaaatataaatacaaaaaaacatacattaataACTAAATACACTCACTCTAACCCACGTACGGTTTTGTATGCTGTTTCCAGAGTTACATACCGATCAGCGAGCCTCCACAGAAAGGCTGCCCATTCCTAGACAGCATGGCGATCCAAGGAGACACCCCTCTGGTTGCAGAATGCCCATTGGCAACCCTCTGCCTCTTAACCCTGCTGAACTGGGGCGCCCCACACACTGCAACGGGACGGGTGATAATCAGTCATGCTTCACAGACTCTTATCAGCACTACTTGCAGGCAATGTAATACCGAGTGAGTTTACAAGTTATACAGAACAGCCAGGCCATCACTTAGCACTGCAGCATCAACTATATCCATTCCTGTACAGTCAGACACTCCTTGCTTAGGTTCCTCATTCACAAATAGGTAGAGATGTGTAACGGTGTTCATGTGGcctcttggtgtgtgtgtctgtgtgtgtgtgtgtgtgtgtgtgcactggtcAATTGTTTTTACAGCAGAATTTATACCGTTACAATAAAGGCCATTTGCACCACGAGTCAGGACCACTATAAACAAAATCCAGCCAAGTTCCATAGTCCTTCATTGAGCTTCATGATGACCGTTAGTAATGCtgcaattgtttttcattttttacaagGTGGCAGAAAGATGTATCAGCTGTAGTAAGTACAAAGACTGGCTTAATTCGTCCTCCACTCTTTAGAGTACATATTCTTTAAAGAAGAGAGAACAACACAATACCCTGTGAACTGCAGGGTGTTGCAGTATAAAGAAGAGAACTTAAACTTTtaacttaaagtgtatttattatCAGTGCAGAAATACAAAACAGGGTATATATTGTCATGCGTATACAGTGTAACATTCATAACAGACAAGGTACAAAAATATATgaagatatgaaaagtgcattTAGATAACTTTAACGTTTTATAAAAGCTTATAAAAGTCCAATACATTCTGGAGAGTAAGATTGTCGAACGCCATACTTCCACGAGAGACCAACCTGAGCTGTGTTTCTACAGCAATACAAAGGAAAGTGCACTGTGGCTATGGAGACAGCAAACTACACTTGAAGTTTAGCATGGATAGACAAACCCAGTGGCATGCAGTATGTGAGTAAGAAAACTGAGCATTACCCTTATAAAATGTTCCCATTTCCCAAAAAGTGGTCTGTCCAGGTAATCAAAAGTGCAGTACTAATTCATTTCCAGGCCAGCATGTTAATTCTGGGTGGTACTGCACCTGTTTACATGGAGTCCGTCCAAGTACTGGTGAGGTCCATTTAGCCAAGTGTAACAAGCACTGCAATGAGAGCAAATACTGTGCAGGTAATGCCATGGTGATGATAATTTTGAAGGGAATCTGTCCAGCTTTATTTCATTCAAGTGTTGAAGAACATCCTGCCAGCAATGTGGGGGTCGACTGTTCAATAAGTCAAATCCTGCAAGTGAGCGTTACTAATGAATTCAAATGAGAATCAAATACAAGACAGACATGGGCTATTGCTGCCCTGTACTGAATGGATTACCAGCAAAAGAAGTTACACCAGGTAAAGTGATGCTTAAGGAGATGGGTGGATATATTATGCTTGCCCTTTGGCTCAAGACTCCAGTTTATTTTCTAGCCACTCTGTGTATTTGGACACCTTAGTGTAAACTCCATATACTCGCTGGCTACCGCACTCTTCAGGCCCACCCCAGGAAACCAGCCCCTGGGCTACCCATCTCTTAGACTGGGGGTCCTCCATCACAAAGGCTCCTCCGCTGTCTCCCAGACACGTGTCCTTCCCACCTTCGTAGAATCCTGCACAGAACATGTTGTCTGTGATGTTGTAGTTCCCGGACCTCGACTTGTAGCTCGTTTTGCACTCGGAGTGAAGGACCACTGGGAGCTTGACGTACTGAAGGACGTCGGACACCATCCCCAGGTCTGAACTCACTGCATTGTCCATGGAGACGTTGGGATTGGAGATGCCCCACCCGGCCACCAAGCCCAGGGTGTGGGGTTCAGGATCAGCAGAGTCCTGCCCGACTGCTGGCAGGCACACTGGCATCACCCAGGGGTTCATGGAGACCTTCTCCTTCAGCTTGACCAGAGCGATGTCGTTGTTGTAGTTCCAGGGGTCGAAGTCCTCGTGCAGGATGATCTTCTCTGCCGTGAGGTTCATGGCGCCCCTCTTGTTGCGCACGTCTTGGAGCCCCAGGTAGACGGTGACGTGTTCCTTGGACACGGGGACGATTGTGCTGTCCCGCCGCTGCGATCGCAGGACGTGGGCTGCGGTCAGCACCCAGGATTCAGAGAGGAGGGCCCCGCTGCCGAACCACTTGTCCTCGGGAACTCGTGACAGGTCCTCCACCATGATGAGGGCCTGCCAGGGGAAGAAGCCCAGCTCCGCATTCCTCCCACCCACTATCCTCTTCAGCAAGGCCGGCAGCGGCTTCAAAGGCTGCCCACATGCTggaagaatgcaaagaagaagTTCAGTGCGTCCCAAACACTTCGCgaatacatctttttaaaaaaaaaaaatcctgacaaGCTTTGTAGATTATGCAATTTTGGGAAGTGCAATTTTATTACAGCCCAAACAGGTCAGAATGGGGAACCTTGGGATTCCTAGGTTGACTCCTACAGCAAGTCCCAGCACCAAAACAAACAGAGAGTATCATTCCTGATGGAAACGCCATAATCCGTTTAAATGAGTGCAGAGACTGGTTTGGTTACGCCATTGTGAAACTTTAGTGCACTAGAGACCAAGCAAAAGAAAGCATGGCCGGTACTTTTCAATCTATTTCAAGaaaaccactgaaaaaaataccCCAAGGGTTTAAAACGCTCTGGTATAATCTACCAGCACCGAGGGATTAATGAGAACACAGGTCTACCCTGCATTGCACCATTGCTCTTAAAACAGAAATACCTTCAAGAGTAGTCGACCCACTGCCTCCCACATAGAGATCAACAAACACCCAGCACATTGCCCCTAGTGTGCCAGTTAGGAAGTAAAGGAAGCCGCTAGGAAGAGGTCTTCAGTGTCTTCCAAGAGCTGTCCAGAGGAGCTCAGAGTTTGTGGACATGCAAGATTAGCAGGGCAGTTAAACTGAGACAACGGCATCCCTTAAACCAAGCAAACCAAGAAAACCAGTCTGTAAC
The sequence above is drawn from the Acipenser ruthenus chromosome 12, fAciRut3.2 maternal haplotype, whole genome shotgun sequence genome and encodes:
- the LOC117416591 gene encoding osteocrin-like — encoded protein: MLGCRWVLVHCLLAVTLLHWISGRSQLAEGAPEFLDSSMVQDVGSSSVSGEEKVASDLTAKLLLLNKLVSLENDVMETKRKRSFPGFGTPLDRLSLSTMEMKGKQRKEVDLPKRRFGVPIDRLGMNRMANSRG